A part of Gramella sp. MAR_2010_147 genomic DNA contains:
- a CDS encoding Lrp/AsnC family transcriptional regulator: protein MNLDKLNWAILEELQKNARSSFSEIGRKVGLTSPAVAERVKKMEDAGVISSYKVNLSHQKTGYQLRAIITLRAFTGRLKAFLETVKTFKEVINCYRITGNENIIMEVILYDQVHLEKLIDKLITYGETRTHIILSNVVEDAPVKQRLGEY, encoded by the coding sequence ATGAATCTGGATAAATTAAACTGGGCAATTCTTGAAGAATTGCAGAAAAATGCGCGAAGTTCTTTTTCCGAAATAGGAAGGAAAGTAGGTCTTACTTCGCCTGCGGTAGCAGAACGAGTTAAGAAAATGGAAGATGCCGGTGTGATAAGCTCCTATAAAGTAAATCTTTCCCACCAAAAAACCGGTTATCAATTAAGAGCCATTATTACACTAAGAGCTTTTACAGGAAGGTTAAAAGCGTTTTTAGAAACCGTGAAAACCTTTAAGGAGGTAATTAATTGCTATCGAATTACCGGCAATGAGAATATTATTATGGAGGTAATTCTTTATGATCAGGTGCACCTTGAAAAACTTATAGATAAACTTATAACTTATGGAGAAACCAGAACTCATATAATACTTTCTAATGTGGTAGAGGACGCTCCGGTTAAACAGCGTCTTGGCGAATATTAA
- a CDS encoding helix-turn-helix domain-containing protein codes for MSDHWKRHPKFKDLQIKLDGSEIKYKGKSLNIKDHKGKTGALMKKVYFNYSHYSVPKLILETFGDPMPEGRHYATYRDGNRDNLHPDNLYWSKTHIISKERKFENDLKSSKLTKDQTYSALVSHTKGIPISKIAKNYKVSDMTVYRAIQRLKRKIGK; via the coding sequence ATGAGTGATCATTGGAAGCGACACCCAAAGTTTAAAGATTTACAGATCAAATTAGATGGGTCTGAAATAAAATACAAAGGAAAATCTTTGAATATTAAAGACCATAAAGGAAAGACCGGAGCTCTAATGAAAAAGGTCTATTTTAATTATTCTCATTACTCTGTCCCAAAATTAATCCTGGAAACTTTTGGTGATCCCATGCCCGAGGGACGGCATTATGCCACTTATAGGGACGGTAACAGAGATAATCTGCATCCAGACAATCTTTACTGGAGCAAAACCCATATAATTTCCAAAGAAAGGAAGTTTGAAAATGATCTTAAATCAAGTAAGTTAACGAAAGATCAAACCTATTCAGCTTTAGTGAGTCATACAAAAGGGATCCCAATATCAAAAATAGCAAAGAACTATAAGGTTTCAGATATGACCGTCTACCGGGCAATTCAACGTCTAAAAAGAAAAATTGGGAAATAG